A DNA window from Streptococcus sp. LPB0220 contains the following coding sequences:
- a CDS encoding Wzz/FepE/Etk N-terminal domain-containing protein yields MNNQENQAVEIDVFAMLKTLWKRKFSIVLVALVFAIAAFGYSAFLAKKEYQSTSRIYVVSRQNQDNNALTNSDLQAGSYLVKDYREIILSQNVLSQAIEELKLDLTPAELSKKISVSVPTDTRILSITAKDGDPKEAARIANGLRNVAAEKIISVTKVSDVTTLDEAEVPQSPSSPNIRRNVLLGFIAGAGLMVVLMVVVEVLDDRVKRPEDIEELMGLTLLGIVPDIKKL; encoded by the coding sequence ATGAACAATCAAGAAAATCAAGCAGTGGAAATTGATGTTTTCGCTATGCTGAAGACCCTATGGAAACGCAAGTTTTCGATCGTTTTGGTCGCTCTTGTCTTTGCCATTGCAGCATTTGGCTATAGTGCCTTTTTAGCCAAGAAAGAATACCAAAGTACCAGCCGTATCTATGTGGTCAGTCGCCAAAACCAAGACAACAATGCCTTGACAAACTCGGATTTGCAGGCGGGTTCTTACTTGGTTAAGGACTACCGTGAGATCATCCTTTCTCAAAATGTCTTGAGTCAAGCTATCGAAGAATTGAAACTCGATCTGACACCAGCTGAGTTGTCGAAAAAGATCAGTGTATCCGTTCCAACAGATACTCGTATCCTTTCGATCACGGCTAAGGATGGAGATCCAAAAGAAGCGGCCCGCATTGCCAACGGCCTTCGCAATGTAGCGGCTGAAAAGATCATCTCTGTAACCAAGGTGTCAGATGTTACGACTTTGGATGAAGCAGAAGTGCCTCAATCACCTTCTTCACCAAATATTCGACGCAATGTCCTTCTTGGCTTTATTGCTGGAGCCGGCTTGATGGTGGTTCTCATGGTCGTAGTAGAAGTCTTGGACGATCGTGTCAAGAGACCAGAAGATATCGAAGAATTGATGGGCTTAACCTTACTTGGTATTGTGCCAGATATTAAGAAACTGTAG
- a CDS encoding GNAT family N-acetyltransferase — MELRRPTLADKETVLEMMAEFEETQSAHDGGFWDAEKFDYEEWLETNHNKEMGIGLPENRVPSIQFVSFDDVGRALGFLNLRLRLNEGLLNHAGHIGYSIRPSERGKGYAKEALRQGLQVAKEKNIKRALVTCSTENPASRAVILANGGQFEDVRNGTERYWIDLD, encoded by the coding sequence ATGGAATTACGCAGACCGACTTTGGCAGATAAAGAAACAGTTTTAGAGATGATGGCAGAGTTTGAAGAGACCCAATCGGCTCATGACGGTGGCTTTTGGGATGCTGAGAAGTTTGATTATGAGGAGTGGTTGGAAACTAACCATAATAAAGAAATGGGAATAGGATTGCCGGAAAATCGTGTTCCTTCTATTCAATTTGTATCATTTGATGATGTAGGTCGTGCTCTAGGATTTTTGAATCTACGATTGAGACTGAATGAGGGATTGCTGAATCATGCTGGCCATATTGGCTACTCCATCCGTCCCTCTGAAAGAGGTAAGGGCTATGCTAAAGAGGCCCTCCGCCAAGGTTTACAAGTTGCTAAGGAAAAGAATATCAAACGAGCTCTGGTAACTTGTAGCACAGAAAATCCTGCCAGCAGAGCTGTTATCTTAGCTAATGGCGGTCAATTTGAGGATGTTCGAAATGGAACGGAGCGGTATTGGATTGATTTAGATTGA
- a CDS encoding tyrosine-protein kinase, giving the protein MNTLEISKNKLQEIRKAEEYFNALATNIQLSGVDLKVIAISSVQENEGKSTTSTNLAVAFARAGYKTLLVDCDIRNSVMTGIFRSRTKIQGLTDFLSGRSQLDQILYATDFPNLDIIESGQVAPNPTGLLQSKNFTVMMDALREHFDYIIVDTPPIGVVIDAAIIAQRCDGTVLITESGANGRKAVQKAKDQLEQTGTPFLGVVLNKFNIKAAEYGSYGGYGSYGEYGKK; this is encoded by the coding sequence ATGAATACGTTAGAAATTTCAAAAAATAAATTACAAGAAATTCGGAAGGCAGAAGAGTACTTCAATGCCCTTGCGACGAATATCCAATTGAGTGGGGTGGACTTGAAAGTCATCGCCATCTCATCTGTTCAAGAAAATGAAGGAAAATCAACCACTTCAACCAACTTGGCTGTTGCCTTTGCGCGTGCGGGTTACAAGACTCTTTTGGTCGACTGTGATATTCGGAACTCTGTCATGACAGGGATTTTCCGTAGCCGTACTAAGATCCAAGGTTTGACCGACTTCTTATCTGGTCGTAGCCAATTGGATCAAATCTTGTATGCGACTGATTTTCCAAACTTGGATATTATCGAGTCTGGTCAGGTAGCACCAAACCCAACAGGTCTCTTGCAAAGCAAGAACTTCACCGTGATGATGGATGCCCTGCGTGAGCATTTTGACTATATCATTGTCGATACTCCTCCAATTGGGGTCGTGATCGATGCGGCGATTATCGCCCAACGCTGTGATGGAACTGTCTTGATCACAGAATCTGGTGCCAACGGACGCAAGGCTGTCCAAAAGGCTAAGGACCAATTAGAACAAACAGGCACACCTTTCTTGGGAGTAGTGCTCAATAAATTTAACATTAAAGCTGCTGAGTATGGTTCATATGGTGGATATGGATCTTACGGAGAGTACGGGAAAAAGTAA
- the cps4B gene encoding capsular polysaccharide biosynthesis protein Cps4B, translating to MIDIHSHIVFDVDDGPKTREDTRALLEESYRQGVRTIISTSHRRKGMFETPEEKISENFQEVKKIAAEVAPDLTIHYGAEIYFTNDVLKKLEEKIIPSLAETRFALIEFSMGTPYKEIHTALDRLLHLGITPVVAHIERYKCLEKNEERVQEMIDMGCYMQINSSSVLKPRLFGDEQKQLKKRARYFLEKDLVHFVASDMHNVDKRPPYMAEAYRLIKEEYGEQRAQRLFVDNQQLLLADELI from the coding sequence ATGATTGATATCCACTCGCACATCGTCTTTGATGTGGATGATGGACCAAAGACAAGAGAAGATACGCGTGCCTTATTGGAAGAAAGCTATCGCCAAGGGGTCCGGACCATTATCTCGACTTCTCATCGTCGCAAGGGGATGTTTGAAACTCCTGAAGAAAAGATTTCTGAAAATTTTCAAGAAGTGAAAAAGATTGCAGCAGAGGTCGCGCCAGATTTGACGATTCATTACGGGGCAGAGATCTACTTTACCAATGATGTCTTAAAAAAACTGGAAGAAAAGATCATTCCAAGTTTAGCTGAGACGCGCTTTGCGCTGATTGAATTCAGCATGGGAACGCCTTACAAGGAGATTCATACCGCCTTGGACCGTTTGCTCCATCTGGGCATCACCCCAGTGGTGGCTCATATTGAGCGCTACAAGTGCTTGGAAAAAAATGAGGAGCGTGTGCAAGAGATGATCGACATGGGCTGCTACATGCAGATCAATAGTTCGAGTGTTCTCAAGCCTCGCCTCTTTGGGGATGAGCAAAAACAACTGAAAAAACGGGCTCGGTATTTCTTAGAAAAAGACTTGGTGCACTTTGTGGCCAGCGATATGCACAATGTGGATAAACGACCGCCTTATATGGCAGAAGCCTATCGCTTGATCAAGGAAGAATACGGAGAACAGCGAGCTCAAAGGCTCTTTGTCGACAATCAACAGCTCTTGTTAGCAGATGAATTAATCTAA
- a CDS encoding DUF1919 domain-containing protein, producing the protein MNTETIKNKLKPIVYPIINFIPRRRLKNKNFTIICDNCWAGKVYQELGLPYQTPFVGMFVFSPDYIKMLKNLKYYLSGNIPLKFVQESKYIKDFDNAYPLALLDDIELHFLHYADEKEASQKWQRRLERIHWNNLYFKFNDNDACTYELMKEFEELPYKGKVIFSSKNYSDLPSLVHFKSAEKQGHVGIDLKTYHRYFDAVTWLNKGGEDLTK; encoded by the coding sequence ATGAATACTGAAACAATTAAGAACAAATTAAAACCGATCGTTTATCCAATTATTAACTTTATTCCTAGACGAAGACTCAAGAATAAGAATTTCACGATTATTTGTGATAATTGTTGGGCGGGAAAGGTTTATCAGGAGTTAGGTTTACCTTACCAAACTCCTTTTGTAGGGATGTTTGTCTTTTCGCCTGATTATATCAAGATGCTCAAGAATTTAAAATATTATTTGAGCGGAAATATCCCTTTGAAATTTGTTCAGGAATCAAAATATATCAAAGACTTTGATAATGCCTATCCTCTAGCACTTCTTGATGATATTGAACTTCATTTCTTGCATTATGCAGATGAAAAAGAAGCTTCTCAGAAATGGCAACGCCGTTTGGAAAGAATTCATTGGAATAATTTGTATTTCAAGTTCAATGACAATGATGCTTGTACTTATGAATTGATGAAAGAGTTTGAGGAACTCCCATACAAAGGAAAAGTAATTTTCTCTTCAAAGAATTATAGCGACTTGCCTTCATTAGTTCATTTTAAATCAGCTGAAAAGCAAGGACACGTTGGCATTGATCTGAAAACGTACCACCGCTATTTTGATGCTGTCACTTGGCTGAATAAGGGTGGAGAGGATCTAACTAAATGA
- the nrdG gene encoding anaerobic ribonucleoside-triphosphate reductase activating protein, giving the protein MNNPKPQEWKSEELSKGRIIDYKAFNFVDGEGVRNSLYVSGCMFHCEGCYNAATWSFNAGIPYTKELEEQIMADLAQPYVQGLTLLGGEPFLNTGILLPLVKRVKRELPEKDIWSWTGYTWEEMMLETPDKLELLSLIDILVDGRYDKSKRNLMLQFRGSSNQRIIDVQKSLKEGKVVIWDKLNDGKESFEQVKRDDLL; this is encoded by the coding sequence ATGAACAATCCCAAACCTCAAGAATGGAAAAGTGAGGAGCTGAGTAAGGGGCGAATCATTGACTATAAGGCCTTTAACTTTGTGGATGGCGAAGGCGTTCGCAACTCCCTCTATGTCAGTGGCTGTATGTTTCACTGTGAAGGCTGCTATAATGCAGCAACTTGGTCTTTCAACGCTGGCATTCCCTATACCAAAGAGTTAGAAGAACAGATCATGGCCGATTTGGCCCAACCCTATGTTCAGGGCTTGACCCTGCTTGGGGGCGAACCTTTTCTCAACACTGGTATCCTGCTGCCCTTGGTCAAGCGCGTGAAAAGAGAATTGCCGGAAAAAGACATCTGGTCATGGACGGGCTACACTTGGGAAGAAATGATGTTAGAAACGCCTGATAAACTGGAACTCTTGTCGCTGATTGATATCCTGGTCGATGGACGGTATGATAAAAGCAAACGCAACCTCATGTTGCAGTTTCGTGGTTCTTCCAACCAGCGGATTATTGATGTTCAAAAATCCCTCAAAGAAGGAAAGGTTGTCATCTGGGACAAGCTCAATGATGGCAAGGAAAGTTTTGAGCAGGTCAAACGGGATGATCTTTTGTAG
- a CDS encoding glycosyltransferase family 4 protein: protein MQKILYLHAGAEMYGADKVLLELIKGLDKDAFEAHVILPNDGVLVGALEEVGAKVKVIDYPILRRKYFNPKGILEYFGSYNRYSKQIAQYAKENGITLIHNNTTAVLEGIYLKRKLKLPLIWHVHEIIVKPKAISDFINFLMGRYADTIVTVSNAVANHVKQSRFVKNDQVQVIYNGVDNAVYQVMDASAVRDQFGIAQDALIIGMVGRVNAWKGQGDFLEAVTPILQANPKAVAFLAGSAFEGEEWRVDELEKAISDSPVAGQIKRIDYYSKTTELYNMFDIFVLPSTNPDPLPTVVLEAMACGKPIVGYRHGGVCEMVKEGENGLLATPNEPTELSKDIQELAENTEKREQFGKASVKRQKELFSLQSYIRNFSELYKKY, encoded by the coding sequence ATGCAGAAAATATTATATCTCCATGCTGGTGCCGAAATGTATGGTGCTGATAAGGTTTTGTTGGAGCTTATTAAGGGTTTGGATAAAGATGCTTTTGAGGCACACGTTATCTTACCCAATGATGGTGTCTTAGTTGGTGCATTGGAAGAGGTCGGTGCTAAGGTTAAAGTCATTGATTACCCAATCTTGCGCCGGAAATATTTTAATCCAAAAGGAATCCTTGAGTACTTTGGCTCTTATAACCGTTACTCCAAACAAATTGCTCAATACGCTAAGGAGAATGGCATTACCCTCATTCACAACAACACCACAGCGGTTCTTGAAGGAATTTACCTCAAACGGAAGTTGAAACTTCCTCTGATTTGGCATGTGCATGAAATCATCGTTAAACCTAAAGCGATTTCTGATTTCATCAACTTTTTGATGGGACGTTATGCTGATACGATTGTGACAGTTTCAAATGCTGTGGCCAACCACGTGAAGCAGTCTCGCTTTGTAAAAAATGACCAAGTTCAGGTCATCTATAATGGTGTTGACAATGCTGTTTATCAGGTGATGGATGCTAGTGCGGTCCGTGATCAGTTTGGTATCGCCCAGGATGCTTTGATTATCGGAATGGTTGGTCGAGTGAATGCTTGGAAAGGGCAAGGCGACTTCTTAGAAGCTGTGACGCCAATCTTACAGGCTAATCCAAAAGCAGTAGCCTTTTTAGCAGGGAGTGCTTTTGAAGGTGAAGAATGGCGCGTGGATGAGTTGGAAAAGGCTATATCAGACTCACCAGTAGCTGGACAAATCAAACGAATCGATTATTATAGCAAGACAACCGAACTCTATAATATGTTTGATATCTTTGTCTTGCCAAGTACCAATCCAGATCCATTACCAACAGTCGTACTAGAAGCTATGGCTTGTGGTAAACCTATAGTCGGTTACCGTCATGGCGGTGTCTGTGAGATGGTCAAGGAAGGCGAGAACGGCCTTCTTGCCACGCCAAATGAACCAACAGAATTGTCTAAAGATATCCAAGAATTAGCAGAGAATACTGAGAAGAGAGAACAATTTGGCAAGGCCTCTGTCAAACGCCAAAAAGAACTCTTCTCATTACAAAGTTATATTCGGAATTTCTCGGAGTTGTATAAGAAATATTAA
- a CDS encoding DUF6625 family protein, translated as MKRIRLIIPYFGRLPKFFPYFLLTAKRNQKIDFLIYTDQKIDQFEILNAKNIEFVTLSFDELRERVQSKFDFKISLKTPYKLCDYKVAYGLIFEEELKGYDYWGFCDTDVLLGDIYQFFEEHSFFENDYARYGLLGHLQIFKNSSEVNRVFMSGQGLNYRLDYHNVYTSEQNFIFDEAEGIQKLFEKCQFKQLQDKLFDDIDISHFSFREYGENEPKRYYFWSEENGLESINLIDGDIVVKRPLYAHFQKRMIKCPEFKLVDSFYVIPNQLVIGEKISKQELVEVTRNKFYWEYIKSTMLKKLKKEKWTLEFIRHKLRMKSNE; from the coding sequence ATGAAAAGAATAAGACTTATTATTCCATATTTCGGAAGACTTCCAAAATTTTTCCCATATTTTTTGTTGACCGCTAAACGTAATCAAAAAATTGATTTCTTAATTTATACGGATCAAAAGATTGACCAATTTGAAATTTTAAATGCAAAAAATATAGAATTTGTAACTCTTTCTTTTGATGAGTTAAGAGAGAGAGTTCAGTCTAAGTTTGATTTTAAAATCTCTCTTAAAACACCTTATAAATTATGTGACTATAAAGTTGCTTATGGGCTTATCTTTGAAGAAGAGTTAAAGGGTTATGATTACTGGGGTTTTTGTGACACAGATGTCTTACTAGGTGATATTTATCAATTTTTTGAAGAGCATAGCTTTTTTGAGAATGACTATGCTAGATATGGTCTTTTAGGTCATCTGCAAATTTTTAAGAATTCAAGTGAAGTTAATCGTGTTTTTATGTCTGGTCAAGGTTTAAACTATCGATTAGATTATCACAATGTCTATACGAGTGAACAAAATTTTATTTTTGATGAGGCAGAAGGTATCCAAAAGCTTTTTGAAAAATGTCAGTTCAAACAACTGCAAGATAAGTTATTTGATGATATTGATATTAGTCATTTCTCATTTCGGGAATATGGCGAAAATGAACCGAAACGCTATTATTTTTGGTCAGAGGAAAATGGTTTGGAATCGATAAATTTAATCGATGGTGATATAGTGGTTAAACGTCCTCTGTATGCACATTTCCAAAAGAGGATGATTAAATGTCCTGAGTTTAAATTAGTCGATTCATTTTATGTTATACCAAATCAATTAGTTATTGGAGAGAAAATTTCTAAGCAAGAGCTAGTAGAGGTGACAAGAAATAAATTCTATTGGGAATATATTAAATCAACAATGTTAAAGAAATTAAAAAAAGAAAAATGGACACTAGAATTTATTCGTCATAAATTAAGGATGAAGAGTAATGAATAA
- a CDS encoding GNAT family N-acetyltransferase: MKLQRPTLEDKDAILEMIAEFDAAKSYMHGGMGSTWKRAKDFADWLRIVEQQEDTENLPEGWVPAIQFLSFDETGYPLGFLALRLSLNDKLFVEGGHIGYSIRPSQRRKGLAKLQLELGLAEARKQGLERVLITCDEDNEASRRTILSAGGVYENTIDRSQRYWIELDGEVS; this comes from the coding sequence ATGAAGTTACAACGACCAACTTTAGAAGATAAAGACGCGATTTTAGAGATGATTGCTGAGTTCGATGCTGCAAAATCCTATATGCACGGTGGCATGGGCTCCACTTGGAAGCGAGCAAAGGATTTTGCGGATTGGTTGCGAATTGTAGAGCAGCAGGAGGATACTGAGAATCTGCCAGAAGGCTGGGTTCCTGCCATTCAATTTTTATCCTTTGATGAGACTGGCTACCCTCTGGGCTTTTTAGCCCTGCGCTTGTCCTTGAATGACAAATTATTTGTAGAGGGTGGTCACATTGGCTATTCCATCCGGCCCAGTCAACGCAGAAAGGGCTTGGCTAAGTTGCAGCTAGAGCTAGGACTAGCAGAGGCTCGAAAACAAGGACTAGAACGAGTGCTGATTACCTGTGATGAAGACAACGAAGCTAGCCGTCGCACGATTCTATCTGCTGGCGGTGTTTACGAAAATACAATCGACAGAAGTCAGCGCTACTGGATAGAGTTAGATGGGGAGGTGTCATGA
- a CDS encoding LCP family protein — protein sequence MSQRRRSRRSEHKWGQLRIVNSVLLIFLLMTASWATYTMLANNILAFRYVNVLVMVLLAVLLLLSAWFVIKNQAKKTTLVLLLVGLLASSGVLFASQQLLNLTSNVNGHSNYTEFEMAVYVKKDSGIKDIKDIKEVVAPKGNNNEANLTALLDNIKKTKGQEISVVDAPTYLDAYKSLQEGNASAMVLNSTFEDTIAAEDADYAKKLKKIYSYKIRKEVAATSKVSANADVFNIYVSGIDTYGPVTSVSRSDVNIIMTVNRKTKQVLLTTTPRDAYVPIADGGNNQNDKLTHAGIYGVDASIHTLENLYDIKLNYYVRLNFTSFLKLIDLLGGIDVENDQEFTSLHGKFHFPVGKVHLNSEQALGFVRERYSLQGGDNDRGKNQEKVIAAIIKKLTSTKVLSNYNEIIGNLQDSVQTNMQLPTMMNLINTQLETGGSYEVTSQEITGQGRNDLPSYAMPGYNLYVMELDQASLTKAKETIQKVMEGKEK from the coding sequence ATGTCACAAAGGAGACGGAGTCGTCGTTCAGAGCATAAGTGGGGGCAATTGCGAATCGTTAATTCCGTATTGCTTATTTTTTTGCTTATGACCGCGAGTTGGGCGACCTATACCATGTTGGCCAATAACATCTTGGCTTTTCGCTATGTTAATGTTCTCGTGATGGTACTACTAGCTGTTCTCTTGCTCTTGTCAGCTTGGTTTGTGATCAAAAATCAGGCCAAAAAGACAACTTTGGTTCTGCTTCTTGTCGGCTTATTGGCGAGTTCAGGAGTTTTGTTTGCTAGTCAACAGCTGCTAAATCTGACGAGTAATGTCAATGGCCATTCTAACTATACAGAGTTTGAGATGGCTGTCTATGTCAAGAAAGACAGTGGCATCAAAGACATCAAAGACATCAAGGAAGTGGTGGCACCAAAGGGCAACAATAACGAGGCTAATCTCACGGCCCTCTTGGACAATATCAAAAAGACCAAGGGTCAGGAAATTTCTGTAGTGGATGCACCGACTTATCTAGATGCCTATAAGAGCCTGCAAGAAGGGAATGCTTCTGCCATGGTGCTCAACAGTACCTTTGAAGATACGATCGCTGCTGAAGATGCCGACTATGCGAAGAAGTTGAAGAAAATCTATTCCTACAAGATTCGAAAAGAAGTGGCAGCGACGAGCAAGGTGTCTGCCAATGCGGATGTCTTTAACATCTATGTCAGCGGGATCGATACCTATGGCCCAGTAACTTCGGTTTCTCGATCAGATGTCAATATCATCATGACCGTCAATCGGAAGACCAAGCAAGTTCTGTTGACAACGACGCCGCGGGATGCCTATGTACCGATTGCAGATGGTGGGAACAACCAAAATGATAAGTTGACCCATGCGGGGATCTACGGTGTGGATGCTTCCATTCATACTCTTGAGAATCTCTATGATATCAAGCTCAACTACTATGTTCGTCTCAATTTCACATCCTTCCTCAAGTTGATTGACCTTCTAGGGGGGATCGATGTGGAAAATGACCAAGAATTCACGAGTCTGCACGGCAAGTTCCATTTCCCAGTAGGAAAGGTCCATTTGAATTCAGAGCAAGCGCTTGGTTTTGTCCGAGAACGCTACTCTCTTCAAGGTGGTGACAATGACCGTGGGAAAAACCAAGAAAAAGTCATTGCGGCCATTATCAAAAAGTTGACCTCTACTAAGGTCTTAAGCAACTACAATGAGATTATCGGAAACCTCCAAGATTCTGTCCAAACCAATATGCAGTTGCCAACCATGATGAACTTGATCAATACCCAGCTAGAAACGGGTGGTTCTTATGAGGTGACTTCTCAAGAGATTACTGGTCAAGGACGAAATGACTTGCCGTCTTATGCTATGCCTGGTTACAACCTCTATGTCATGGAGTTGGATCAAGCCAGCTTGACCAAGGCTAAGGAAACCATTCAAAAAGTAATGGAAGGAAAAGAAAAATGA
- the cps2T gene encoding beta 1-4 rhamnosyltransferase Cps2T: MKQSVYIVGSKGIPAKYGGFETFVEKLTECQQDREIQYYVACMRENSAKSGITADTFEHNGAICYNIDVPNIGPARAIAYDIAALNKAIEMAKENKDQAPIFYVLACRIGPFISKIKKKIKAIGGTLMVNPDGHEWLRAKWSLPVRKYWKFSEQLMVKHADLLICDSKNIEAYIQKDYAKYQPQTIYIAYGTDTSKSILSKEDDKVGTWFADKQVSEGDYYLVVGRFVPENNYEAMIRGFMQSNSKKDFVLITNVEQNKFYEQLRKDTGFDQDPRVKFVGTVYDQELLKYIRENAFAYFHGHEVGGTNPSLLEALESTKLNLLLDVGFNREVGEEGALYWKKDQLAHVIDQAEQLDAQAIADLNEKSSRRIAEAFTWEKIVTDYEKVFKG, from the coding sequence ATGAAACAGTCAGTTTATATCGTTGGTTCTAAGGGAATTCCAGCGAAATATGGTGGTTTTGAAACCTTTGTCGAAAAGCTGACAGAGTGCCAACAAGACCGAGAGATTCAATACTATGTAGCTTGTATGCGGGAGAATTCTGCAAAATCAGGGATTACTGCAGATACTTTTGAGCATAATGGAGCTATCTGTTATAACATTGATGTTCCCAATATCGGTCCTGCGCGTGCCATTGCTTATGACATTGCGGCCCTCAATAAGGCTATTGAAATGGCTAAAGAAAATAAGGATCAAGCTCCGATCTTCTATGTCTTGGCTTGCCGGATTGGTCCTTTTATCTCAAAAATTAAAAAGAAAATCAAGGCGATCGGTGGGACCCTCATGGTCAATCCAGATGGTCATGAATGGCTTCGCGCGAAATGGAGTCTCCCAGTCCGTAAGTACTGGAAGTTTTCTGAGCAACTCATGGTTAAACACGCTGATCTTTTGATCTGTGATAGCAAGAATATCGAAGCTTATATTCAGAAGGACTATGCTAAGTATCAGCCACAGACGATCTATATTGCTTATGGAACCGATACAAGCAAGTCTATCCTGAGTAAAGAAGACGATAAAGTAGGGACTTGGTTTGCGGATAAGCAAGTCTCCGAAGGAGATTACTATCTTGTCGTGGGACGTTTTGTACCTGAAAATAACTATGAGGCCATGATTCGTGGCTTTATGCAGTCCAATTCCAAAAAAGATTTTGTCCTGATTACTAATGTAGAGCAAAACAAGTTCTATGAACAGTTACGCAAGGATACAGGATTTGATCAAGATCCTCGAGTGAAGTTTGTGGGGACTGTCTATGATCAAGAATTACTTAAATACATTCGTGAGAATGCTTTTGCTTATTTCCATGGTCATGAGGTAGGCGGGACCAATCCATCCCTTCTTGAGGCGCTAGAGTCTACTAAACTCAACCTCTTGTTAGATGTTGGTTTCAACCGAGAAGTCGGTGAAGAGGGGGCTCTTTATTGGAAGAAAGATCAATTGGCACATGTCATTGATCAGGCTGAACAATTGGACGCTCAAGCCATCGCAGACCTCAATGAGAAATCAAGTCGACGGATCGCAGAAGCCTTCACTTGGGAAAAGATTGTCACAGACTACGAGAAAGTATTTAAAGGTTAG
- a CDS encoding sugar transferase, whose protein sequence is MGEERIELEKLNIVLFQSLAVLFSAYIVSLFKDAEYTSQTIAILYLLHFVAFYISNIAYRFYSRGYLDELFQVLKYNVFFAVGITFTSFMLDGVFSISRRGMIYFFLLNTFSVYIMDFLLKRYRKSVSPRRKSSRKIFLITATSRMEKVFDILHSPNLYHGELIGVTIMDDTDFAHPGVRVVQPDQMMNFVTKEVVDEVFINLPSEDYNISDFVSEFESMGIDVSVNLNAFNFASLGNKRVREVGGLSVVTFSTNFYKPSHVFAKRLLDIAGALFGLLICGLVSIVLVPLIRKDGGPAFFVQKRVGKNGRYFNFYKFRSMRVDAEEIKKDLMAQNTMTGGMFKMENDPRVTPIGRFIRKTSLDELPQFYNVLIGDMSLVGTRPPTVDEYQDYTPAQKRRLSFKPGITGLWQVSGRSEITDFDEVVKLDVAYMDGWTIWRDIQILLKTVKVVLRKEGAK, encoded by the coding sequence ATGGGAGAAGAAAGAATCGAACTGGAAAAACTAAATATTGTTCTCTTTCAAAGTTTAGCTGTCCTATTTTCAGCTTACATTGTGAGCCTTTTTAAGGATGCAGAATACACGTCACAGACGATCGCGATTCTCTATCTCTTGCATTTTGTAGCCTTCTACATTAGCAATATTGCCTATCGCTTTTATAGCAGGGGTTACCTGGATGAGCTCTTTCAGGTCTTGAAATACAATGTATTTTTTGCTGTTGGGATCACCTTTACCTCTTTTATGCTCGATGGGGTCTTTTCCATCTCTCGTCGGGGGATGATCTACTTCTTTCTTTTGAATACGTTTTCTGTCTATATTATGGATTTCTTGCTCAAGAGGTACCGGAAGTCTGTTTCACCACGACGGAAAAGTTCGAGAAAGATCTTTTTGATCACTGCGACTAGTCGGATGGAAAAGGTGTTTGATATTCTGCATTCGCCCAACCTCTATCATGGAGAACTAATTGGTGTTACCATTATGGACGATACGGATTTTGCTCATCCGGGGGTAAGGGTGGTGCAACCGGATCAAATGATGAACTTTGTGACCAAAGAAGTGGTGGATGAAGTGTTTATCAATCTGCCAAGTGAGGATTACAATATTAGTGATTTCGTCTCGGAGTTTGAGAGTATGGGGATCGATGTATCTGTCAATCTCAATGCCTTTAACTTCGCTTCCTTGGGTAATAAACGGGTTCGAGAAGTCGGGGGACTAAGTGTCGTCACTTTCTCAACCAATTTCTACAAACCGAGCCACGTATTTGCCAAACGTCTCTTGGATATTGCGGGAGCCCTCTTTGGTCTCTTGATTTGTGGACTAGTGAGTATCGTTTTGGTCCCTCTAATCCGTAAAGATGGCGGCCCTGCCTTCTTTGTACAGAAGCGGGTCGGAAAGAATGGTCGGTATTTCAACTTCTATAAATTCCGCTCCATGCGCGTGGATGCCGAAGAGATTAAAAAAGATCTGATGGCGCAAAACACCATGACTGGTGGGATGTTTAAGATGGAAAACGATCCACGGGTAACACCAATCGGACGCTTTATCCGTAAGACCAGTCTGGATGAATTGCCACAATTTTACAATGTTCTGATCGGTGATATGAGTCTGGTCGGGACTCGTCCTCCAACGGTTGACGAATACCAAGACTATACGCCAGCTCAAAAACGCCGCCTCAGCTTCAAACCTGGTATTACCGGACTTTGGCAAGTGAGCGGACGCAGTGAGATTACAGACTTTGATGAAGTAGTCAAACTGGACGTTGCGTACATGGATGGTTGGACGATCTGGAGAGACATTCAGATCTTGCTCAAGACCGTGAAGGTTGTACTTAGAAAAGAAGGAGCGAAGTAG